Below is a window of Candidatus Rickettsiella isopodorum DNA.
ACTGGAAAAATCCATCAAGCCGTTTACTTCACCTAATGCCACATGATCTTTTACAGAAAAATCAAAATGAGGTACTTTTCCCCAATGACGCAACACCTTATTCTGAGATTCATTCTGTCCAACAGGTACTGATTCGTGCGGTAGGTTGGGAATAGTTAAATAAATAGCTGATAATTCCTCGAGTACCTCCTTGAGTTGACCTTCACACACTTCACGTTGTTTTTTTATCCCTGCAACTTCTTCGAGTAAGGCCGTGATTGATTCTCCTTTGGACTTTGCTAAGCCTATCGCTTTTGCGCTGCGATTACTCTTGTTCTGCAAAGTTTCTGTTTCAGATTGTAGCTCTTTGCGACGTGATTCTAAACGCGATACCAAACGTGTATCGAGTTGATAGCCACGATTAGCTAGTTGTTTAGAAATTTCTTCAATTTGAATATCGTTACGTAAATACTTGGGATCTAACATATAATGCCTAGATTGCTCTTTTTTAAAACGGTAAGCTAAAAAGTAATTATGACTGCAATTATCATCGATGGCAAAGCGATTGCTCAACAAACACGCCTCGCTCTCAAACGTCGACTGAACCAACGGCGCAAACAAAACCTTATCACACCTGGTTTAGCGGTCGTTTTGGTCGGTGAAGACGCGGCTTCGAAAATTTATGTCCGTAACAAACGAGATGCTTGTCGAGATATAGGTATCCACTCGATGGCCTATGATTTAGTCCAGCACACCACTGAACTCGAATTACTTCATTTAATTACAACCTTGAATGCTGATCAGAAAGTGCACGGTATACTCATTCAACTGCCTCTTCCTGCTTCTATTAATACCGGGCGTATTCTCGATAGTATCGATCCGAAAAAAGATGTGGATGGTTTTCATCCAAGCAACTTAGGTCTTTTAGCACAAGGCCGCCCTTTTTTACGGCCTTGTACTCCTTATGGCGTAATGCGTTTATTGGCTTATGAAAAAATTCAACTAAAAGGTTTAAATGCTGTTATTGTCGGCACTTCAAATATCGTAGGTAAACCCTTGGCCTTAGAGCTCTTAAATGCAGGTTGTACCATCACACTATGTCACAGTGCCACTCGTAATTTACACACTCATATCCGACAAGCCGATGTGTTAGTTAGTGCTATAGGTAAAGCAGGCATTATTCAAAGCCCTTGGATCAAACCCGGTGCTATTGTGATTGATATCGGAATCACACGCACACCCAGTGGAAAACTGCATGGTGATATCGAATTTTCCAGTGCTAAAGAAATTGCGGGTTATATTACTCCTGTACCGGGCGGCGTGGGCCCTATGACGGTGGCTATGTTATTAGAAAATACTTTATTTGCTGCTGAGTGTCAGGATATCGAGTAATCATTAACTATCAAATTGGTTATGGGATAAAGTTTATAGGATCAAAAAATATTCTGTAACAAAAAAGCTTTTTTATCATTAAAAATCTATTGCGCTTTTTTGGCTAACGCGCAAGCTTGGTATAATGTTTCTTTCAGTTTACTTTCTGTAAAGGCTAACTCTGGATAAATTCCTGCATTAAGACGTATTCCATAACGGAAGGGTTTGCATTGAAAAAAATAAAAGAGTGTTTTGGATGAAACTAATTCAACTTTTTTTAAGTAGATGGCTTCATCCAATCCTTTACGCGTTATTTTTTTAAGAATCTTTAAACTTATTTGTCTAGACAAATCTTGATAGAATCCTTTGAAAACATCATACGCTGTTTCAAGTTCATCGGGTCTAACTTGTTTTAATAGAGGGTTATTTTGGAGTATATTTTCCCATACTTGTGAAACCAGAGGTTTATAATGATCTGTATTTCCTATCTTTTTTTGAAGTCTTACTTGTTTTTTCCTTTTAAATAAACCTAAAGCTTTTTCTTTTTTGTTTTCATAATGAACGGATGACAAATCGGAAACGTTAACATTTTCATACGGAATAACTCCTCTACGATTTTCTTCAAGCGGCCATTTTAATAATGAAGGGACCTTTTTCTCGAGGTACATTTGTTTATCTTTGTTATGAAAAAGTTCATCCCAGTCAAAATACGGAATAATAACTACAGACCAACCTAGTTTTTCAAAAAGGTGCTTATTAAATTGACTCGATAGATTCAGACTCTTACCTACATAATGATCCGGACCATTGACTTGTATAAGAATTTTTTCTTTGGGACAAGCAATATCCACACGTGTAAAACCTATAAAATACTCATTTATAAATTCAGTTTCTGGGAAAGAAACAGTTAGCTGCTGAAATATGCTTTGCTGCAGCTTAGACTGAATTGTTTTTTCTGATTTAAATTTGAGCTTAAGCCGATCGCTTTTAATAACTGTTTCAAGTTCGTCTGTCATGAGATCAGGTTGATATTGATGAATTTGATAAAGTTGTTTAGCGATGATGGGATCTAATTCTTTTAGAATAATTTTTTCATTATTTTTAATTATTTCTCTCATCTTAATTAATAAAAAATTTGAATAATCCGCGAGTTGGAATAGAGAACCTGTGAAGGCTAGACTAACAATAGTCTGCGCATTAAAATCATGGACTCTTTCGGGAATGCACTCAACGAGAATGTCTATCGCTTTTAAGTAAATAGATTTCTTCATGCACTCAGGCCACTTGGTGAATGCGTTAAGTATGTTTGCAATATTGTGCGAATCAAAAGTATTCGCTCTTTCAGGAATGCAGTCAACGAGCGCGTTCATCGCTTTTAAGTAAGACATTTCCTTTATCCGATTAGGCCACTTGCTTAATGCGTTGAGTGTATTCGAAATATCTTGTGCATTAAAGTCATCGGCTCTTTCGGGAATGCAGTCGATTAGTATCTCTATCGCTTTTGAGTAAGAGACTCGCTTCATGGACTTAGGCCACTTACTGAGTGCATTGAGTATATTCGCAATATACTGTGCATTAAAATCATGGCTTTTTTCAGGAATGCAGTCAATAAGCGCATCAATCGCATTAAGATAAAAAACTCCCCTCGTGCGTTCAGGCCACTTGCTTAGTGCATTGAGTGTATTCGCAATCTCCTGTGTATTAAAATCATGCGCTTTCTCAGGAATACAGCTAACAAGCCCATCTATCACTTTTTGGTAAGAAGCTTTCTTAATACATTGAGGCCATTTGCTCAATGCATTGAGTGTATTCGAAATATCCTGCGCATTAAAGTCACGCGCTCTTTCGGGAATGCACTCAACGAGCCTGTCTATCGCTTTTGAGTAAACGGATTTCTTCATGCACTCAGGCCATTTGCTTAGGGAGTTGAGTGTATTTGCAATCTCCTGTGCATTAAAGTCATAAACTCTTTCAGGGATACCGCTTGCTAGCGTATCCATTGCTATTGCGTAAGAAGCCTCCTTCATACATTCAGGCCATTTAATCAGTGTATTAAATATATTCGCAATCTCCTGCGCCTTAAAGGTATGAGCTTTTTGAGGAATGCGGCTAACAAGTACATCCCTCGCTTTTACGTAAAAGCCTCTCTCTGTCATGCGCTCAGACCACTTGCTTAATGCATTAAGCGTACTCGCAATACCCTGAGTATTAAAACCATGGATTTTCTCGGGAATACAGTCAACTAATGTATCGATTGCTTTTGAGTAAGAGACTACCTTCATGTGCTCAGGCCATTTGCTTAATGCATTGAGTGTATTCACAATACCCTGTGCATTAAAGTCACGCACTCTTTCGGGAATGCAGTCGATTAGTATCTCGATCGCTTTTGAGTAAGAGACTCGCTTCATTGATTGAGGCCATTTGCTTAATGCATTAAGTGTATTCGCAACCCCCTGTGCATTAAAGCCATAGGCTTGTTCGGGAATGTAATCGACTAGTATATCTATTGCTTCTGAGCAAGAGGATTTCTTCATGCACTCAGGCCATTTACTCAGTGCATTGAGTGTATTCGCAATATACTGTGCATTAAAGTCATGGGCTCTTTCGGGAATGCAATCGATTAGTGTATCGATCGCTTTTGAGAAAGAGATTCGCTTCATACATTGAGGCCACTTACTTAATGCATTAAGCGTACTCGCAATACCCTGTGGATTAAAGTCATGCGCTCTTTCGGGAATGCAATCAACAAGTGCATCCATCGCTTTTTGGTAAGAAGCTTGCTGCATACATTGAGGCCACTTACTCAATGCGTTGAGTGTATTCGAAATATGCTGTGCCTTAAAATCACAGGCTTTCTCGGGAATGCAGCTAACAAGCGCATCCATCGCTTTTTGGTAAGAGACTCGCTTCATACATTGAGGCCACTTACTCAATGCGTTGAGTGTATTCGAAATATCCTGTGTATTAAAACCATGCGATTTTTCAGGAATGCAATTAACAAGCGCATCCATCGCTTTTTGGTAAAAATCTTCCTTCACGCACTCAGGCCATTTGCTGAGAGAGTTGAGTGTGTTTGCAATCTCCTGTGTATTAAAACCATGGGCTTTTTCAGGAATGCAATTAACGAGCGCATCGATCGCTTTTTGGCAAGAAACTTCTTTCACGCACTCAGGCCATTTGCTTAGGGGGTTAAGTGTATTTGCAATTTCCTGTGCATTAAAATCATGAGCTTGATAAGGAATTTTTTGTATTAAATGCTTAATCGCTTCTGCATAGGAGGTTTTGTGTATGGAAATTGGCCATTTAGAAAAAGCATTTAATATGTTAGCTATCCCCCGAGGTTCAAAATCATAGAACGGAATTAAAGAAACTATTTTTAAAATATTTTTTTCGCAAGGAGAGAAATATTTCCAGAAAATGATTTTGCTGAGTTTATTAAGCAGTGTGGATAAGTTAACTGAATCAAACTGCGTTTCTTCCTCGTAAAAAAGCATAAACAAACTATTCGTAGTTTGCAGCTGTTGAATTTTTCTATTAATCCCTATATTTTTATTCATATGATTTTATTAATATTTTTTTAATATAAATTTTTCAATTTATTTTATATCTAACATTTTAATTCATTTTTTAAACCTCTACTACCTACTCTAAGCTTTAATTTAATTTTTTAATACTAAGTAACTACATTAATAATAATTTTTTAGTATAAAAAATTTAAGCGTTATGTGCTAGAGCGGTCATCATGCCTCTGCATAAACCAATGGTCAATTTAGGTATTACTGATCCATATTCTGAATCAAATGTAGAAAAAGCAAAAATATTTAGCTTTGCTTCTAATAATTTAATAGTCATTAAATAACTTTGTTTTTATTTTGAAAAGGATATCTTTCTAATAAATAACTAAATACGGCTAATATCGCCATGGCTTCTCCACCTTCCGGTCGGCCTGGTCTGGTATTAACATTGTAAGCATTAAAATCAAAATGTAACCACGTTGTCTCTTCACTAATAAAACTACGCAAAAATAAAGCCGCGGTTATAGCCCCGGCAAAAGGAGAAGAACCACAATTACTCATATTAGCAAATTTACTATCGAGTAGCTTTTGATAAGGTTTATATAAAGGTAAGCGCCATACTGGATCCTGTTGTTGTTGACTATGTTGGATAATATGCTGCGCTAATTGCTCATGATCGGTAAAAAACGCACTTATTTCTGTTCCAACAGCACCTCGTGCGGCACCTGTTAATGTAGCAAAATCGATTAACAATTCTGGATTTTCACTATCGGCTTCACACAAAGCATCTGCTAAAATCAAGCGACCTTCGGCGTCTGTATTTCCAATCTCTACGGTTAAGCCATGTCGAGTTTGGATAATATCGCCGGGTTTATAAGCGTTACCCGCAATCATGTTTTCGACGGCTGGAATTAATAAGCGTAAACGTACGGGTAATTGGTACGCCATAATCATTTCGGCTAAGCCTATGGCATTAGCTGCTCCACCCATATCCTTTTTCATCGCTAACATATTGCCGCTGGATTTTAAATTATATCCACCGGAATCAAAACACACGCCTTTCCCCACTAAGGTAATTTTTGGATGTTTGCTATCTCCCCATTTTAAATCAACTAAACGCGGCTTATGACAGCTGGCTTTACCCACAGTATAAATAGCTGGATAATTAGCCGTTAACAGTTCGTCACCGACTATTTGTGTAACCGTCGCATGATATTTTTTGCCGATCTGAAATACATTTTCTGCGAGTTCGGCTGGATCCATGTCATCCGCCGGTGTATTGATCATATTACGGACGCGATAAATCGCCTCAAGTTTTATCATGAATTGATCATGATTTTTACTCGAAATAAGCAATTGTGCTAAAGGCCGAGTTGAAGATTTATAACGGATAAATTCATACGCCCCCAAACCCCATGCTAAAGCAATCTGTTCCCCTAATTTGGGTTTATCCATATCTGCTACATGATAATGTCCTTCAGGCAGTACACTAGGTAACAAACCAAATGTCCAAAAGTCTGCTTCATCATTACGCACCAACAAAACTTGCTGTAGCTTTCCTGCTGTACCAGGAATAAAACTATAGCTTCCTGGCCTTGCAATAAAATTTATGGTCTGTAACCAATGTTGTGTTGATTTTGTCTGATCCGCTAACCAATCTGACCATTGCTCAGGTAAAATGGCCGTAAGAGGAATCGATTGTGAGGATTCATGTGTAAAACAATTAAGCATTTAAGACTTCCCCTGCAGAAACATAAGGCTTATCAAACACATTCGCCACCGCTTGATGTGTGATCCGACCACGTGAAATATTCAAACCATTTCTTAAATGAACATCTTCAGCCAAAGCTCTATAAATTCCTTTATTGGCTAGGGCCAAAATGTAAGGAAGTGTGGCATGTGTCAAAGCAAACGTAGAGGTACGTGGCACAGCTCCCGGCATATTACTCACACAATAATGCACAATATCATCGACAATATAGGTAGGATCCGTATGGGTTGTCGGCCGACTTGTCGCAAAACATCCGCCTTGGTCGATAGACACATCCACAACAACCGAACCGGGACGCATTTTTTTTAATAACTCCCGTGTTACAATTTTCGGCGCTTCAGCACCTGGGACTAATACCGCACCTATTAATAAATCTGCCAGCGCTACATATTTTTCTACCGCATCTTGTGTGGAAAAAATAGTATTCAGCTGTCCCCCAAATTGCAGATCGAGTTCTTTTAATTTAGCGGCAGATTTATCTAATACGGTCACTTGAGCTTCTAGACCTAAGGCCATACGGATGGCATTACTACCGACGACTCCTCCACCTAAAACAACGGCACTCGCCGATGCTACACCGGGTAAACCCGATAATAAAATACCTCTTCCACCTTGTGCCTTCTCTAAACAATGTGCACCCGCTTGGATTGACATACGTCCTGCCACTTCACTCATAGGTGCTAATAGAGGTAAGCCTCCCCGTGCATCGGTCACTGTTTCATAAGCAATAGCGGTACAGTTCGACGCTAATAACAATTCAGTTTGCTTTCTATCGGCGGCTAAGTGCAGAAAAGTAAATAAAGTTTTTTCTTCATTTAAATAAGCACATTCTTGTGGTTGAGGTTCTTTCACTTTAAGAATGAGATTTCCTTGTTCAAAAACCTCTTGAGCGGTATTCAGAATAATAGCGCCTGCCTCTTGATAGTCACTATCAGAAATATCAACGCCGCTCCCTGCATTCGTTTCAATAAATACTTGATGACCATGCTCAGTCAATTCGCGAACGATAGAAGGAACGATAGCCACTCGATACTCATGGTTTTTAATTTCTTTCGGAACGCCAATATACATATTAACTCCACGTTTAAGGCTGTTGTCAGGGTTGTATTACTTCCTTGTGTAACTATTTTTAAGCGTTTAACTTCACTAGGACTACACTTGGACATCACACAAAATACACAGGTTTTACAAAAAGTCCATTAGTTGTTTGTGCGCTTTTGATCTAAAATAGAAAACTTCTATCTGTCAGAAAACCTTCTGATTAAAATGAAATCAATTAGTTATCATTAATATTGTTTAACATTAAATGATATAAATGTTTTTTTTCCTGTTCGTTTAAACCGCATTGTTTTCCATGTTGTAATAACTTATCAATTTGGGTGTCTGCCACCGCTTTTTTTAAATGTTTAAGTAAGTCGTGAAATTCCGCTTGTACACCTGACTCGGGAATAGTTAGGGGGTAACTGATTAATTGTTTGAGAATTTTATAGTGAACTTCATCTTCTCGCCAATATTCAAGTAACATCGCACTCGTTAATTCAGGATGTTGTTTTAGCAAAACAAATAATTTAACTAATAAATTACTGCCTGGTAACTCTAATGTACTCAACGTATGGCATTGCTTGTCAGAAAGTGATTTAATAATTTGTGGAAATTGTATTAATAAAGCAATGGCCAAACGCATGGGCGATGAGCGATTCACTCTATTTACTGGGTTTATTTTTTTTTGCATCGCTTTTATTGAGTGACTAGTATCATTGATTGTCACTTTTTTTAAAGTCACCACATCCATATTCACTAAAGCAGCCAGTTGTTCAAATAATTTATGCTGCATAATACCTACCGCAACTTTTTCAATCAACGGAACGGCTAACCTAGCTAAGCGTGCTTTACCTTCTAATTGATTGATATCGACTTGTGTTAGCAAATAGCCAAATAAAAACTGTGCTAAGGATTGGGCTTGTTGCAAATAGGCAATAAATTCAGCTCGGCCTTTTTTCTGTATAAAAGAATCGGGATCTTCGCCATTGGGTAATAACAAAAAACGCAGTATATATCCATCGGTTAATAAATCTAAACTCTGCTCGAGTACGCGCCATGCTGCTTTTTTACCCGCAAGATCGCCATCAAAACAAAAAATTATTTCCTGCGTATAGCTCATGAGTCGACTAATTTGATCGCGGCTGGTGGCTGTCCCTAACGTTGCAACGGTAAAAGGAAGATCAGCTTGAAATAAGCCTAAAACATCCATATAACCTTCAACCACTAGGATGCGTTCAAGCTGACGATTGACCTGAAAGACTTCATAAAGACCATACAATTCTTTACCTTTATGAAAAAGTAGTGTTTCTGGAGAATTCAAATATTTAGGTTCCTGTTGCGCTAAGACGCGACCACCAAACCCGATAACACGCCCTCTTCTATCTCGAATAGGAAACACTATTCTGTCTCGGAAACGATCATAATAACCTTGGCCTTCAGATTTTTTGACTAACAAACCCGCTGCAAATAAATTTTCTGTATCCTTAAATGTTTTGAGTAATGTATCCCAAGCAGCTGGTGCATAACCTAAGTTAAATTTCTTAGCTATCTCGCCGGATAGTCCACGTTGTTTAAGATAATTAATAGCGAACGTATTATGTCGTAATTCTTTAGCATAGAACTGCGCTACTTCCTCTAACAAACCATAAAGATTAGCAGAGCCTTTATAAACTTCTTGATGCTTTGCCTGTTGCGGAATTTCCATACCCATTTGTTCCGCTAATAAGCTCACTGTTTCTAAAAAACTTAATTTTTCATATTCCATTAAAAAACTGATCACATTTCCACCCACAGAGCA
It encodes the following:
- the ald gene encoding alanine dehydrogenase, which translates into the protein MYIGVPKEIKNHEYRVAIVPSIVRELTEHGHQVFIETNAGSGVDISDSDYQEAGAIILNTAQEVFEQGNLILKVKEPQPQECAYLNEEKTLFTFLHLAADRKQTELLLASNCTAIAYETVTDARGGLPLLAPMSEVAGRMSIQAGAHCLEKAQGGRGILLSGLPGVASASAVVLGGGVVGSNAIRMALGLEAQVTVLDKSAAKLKELDLQFGGQLNTIFSTQDAVEKYVALADLLIGAVLVPGAEAPKIVTRELLKKMRPGSVVVDVSIDQGGCFATSRPTTHTDPTYIVDDIVHYCVSNMPGAVPRTSTFALTHATLPYILALANKGIYRALAEDVHLRNGLNISRGRITHQAVANVFDKPYVSAGEVLNA
- a CDS encoding leucyl aminopeptidase family protein; the encoded protein is MLNCFTHESSQSIPLTAILPEQWSDWLADQTKSTQHWLQTINFIARPGSYSFIPGTAGKLQQVLLVRNDEADFWTFGLLPSVLPEGHYHVADMDKPKLGEQIALAWGLGAYEFIRYKSSTRPLAQLLISSKNHDQFMIKLEAIYRVRNMINTPADDMDPAELAENVFQIGKKYHATVTQIVGDELLTANYPAIYTVGKASCHKPRLVDLKWGDSKHPKITLVGKGVCFDSGGYNLKSSGNMLAMKKDMGGAANAIGLAEMIMAYQLPVRLRLLIPAVENMIAGNAYKPGDIIQTRHGLTVEIGNTDAEGRLILADALCEADSENPELLIDFATLTGAARGAVGTEISAFFTDHEQLAQHIIQHSQQQQDPVWRLPLYKPYQKLLDSKFANMSNCGSSPFAGAITAALFLRSFISEETTWLHFDFNAYNVNTRPGRPEGGEAMAILAVFSYLLERYPFQNKNKVI
- a CDS encoding RAP domain-containing protein, with translation MNKNIGINRKIQQLQTTNSLFMLFYEEETQFDSVNLSTLLNKLSKIIFWKYFSPCEKNILKIVSLIPFYDFEPRGIANILNAFSKWPISIHKTSYAEAIKHLIQKIPYQAHDFNAQEIANTLNPLSKWPECVKEVSCQKAIDALVNCIPEKAHGFNTQEIANTLNSLSKWPECVKEDFYQKAMDALVNCIPEKSHGFNTQDISNTLNALSKWPQCMKRVSYQKAMDALVSCIPEKACDFKAQHISNTLNALSKWPQCMQQASYQKAMDALVDCIPERAHDFNPQGIASTLNALSKWPQCMKRISFSKAIDTLIDCIPERAHDFNAQYIANTLNALSKWPECMKKSSCSEAIDILVDYIPEQAYGFNAQGVANTLNALSKWPQSMKRVSYSKAIEILIDCIPERVRDFNAQGIVNTLNALSKWPEHMKVVSYSKAIDTLVDCIPEKIHGFNTQGIASTLNALSKWSERMTERGFYVKARDVLVSRIPQKAHTFKAQEIANIFNTLIKWPECMKEASYAIAMDTLASGIPERVYDFNAQEIANTLNSLSKWPECMKKSVYSKAIDRLVECIPERARDFNAQDISNTLNALSKWPQCIKKASYQKVIDGLVSCIPEKAHDFNTQEIANTLNALSKWPERTRGVFYLNAIDALIDCIPEKSHDFNAQYIANILNALSKWPKSMKRVSYSKAIEILIDCIPERADDFNAQDISNTLNALSKWPNRIKEMSYLKAMNALVDCIPERANTFDSHNIANILNAFTKWPECMKKSIYLKAIDILVECIPERVHDFNAQTIVSLAFTGSLFQLADYSNFLLIKMREIIKNNEKIILKELDPIIAKQLYQIHQYQPDLMTDELETVIKSDRLKLKFKSEKTIQSKLQQSIFQQLTVSFPETEFINEYFIGFTRVDIACPKEKILIQVNGPDHYVGKSLNLSSQFNKHLFEKLGWSVVIIPYFDWDELFHNKDKQMYLEKKVPSLLKWPLEENRRGVIPYENVNVSDLSSVHYENKKEKALGLFKRKKQVRLQKKIGNTDHYKPLVSQVWENILQNNPLLKQVRPDELETAYDVFKGFYQDLSRQISLKILKKITRKGLDEAIYLKKVELVSSKTLFYFFQCKPFRYGIRLNAGIYPELAFTESKLKETLYQACALAKKAQ
- the dnaG gene encoding DNA primase, giving the protein MSLAPIPQEFINELLARVDIVPLIDARVPLRKKGKNYIACCPFHSEKTPSFTVTPEKQFYYCFGCSVGGNVISFLMEYEKLSFLETVSLLAEQMGMEIPQQAKHQEVYKGSANLYGLLEEVAQFYAKELRHNTFAINYLKQRGLSGEIAKKFNLGYAPAAWDTLLKTFKDTENLFAAGLLVKKSEGQGYYDRFRDRIVFPIRDRRGRVIGFGGRVLAQQEPKYLNSPETLLFHKGKELYGLYEVFQVNRQLERILVVEGYMDVLGLFQADLPFTVATLGTATSRDQISRLMSYTQEIIFCFDGDLAGKKAAWRVLEQSLDLLTDGYILRFLLLPNGEDPDSFIQKKGRAEFIAYLQQAQSLAQFLFGYLLTQVDINQLEGKARLARLAVPLIEKVAVGIMQHKLFEQLAALVNMDVVTLKKVTINDTSHSIKAMQKKINPVNRVNRSSPMRLAIALLIQFPQIIKSLSDKQCHTLSTLELPGSNLLVKLFVLLKQHPELTSAMLLEYWREDEVHYKILKQLISYPLTIPESGVQAEFHDLLKHLKKAVADTQIDKLLQHGKQCGLNEQEKKHLYHLMLNNINDN
- the folD gene encoding bifunctional methylenetetrahydrofolate dehydrogenase/methenyltetrahydrofolate cyclohydrolase FolD — translated: MTAIIIDGKAIAQQTRLALKRRLNQRRKQNLITPGLAVVLVGEDAASKIYVRNKRDACRDIGIHSMAYDLVQHTTELELLHLITTLNADQKVHGILIQLPLPASINTGRILDSIDPKKDVDGFHPSNLGLLAQGRPFLRPCTPYGVMRLLAYEKIQLKGLNAVIVGTSNIVGKPLALELLNAGCTITLCHSATRNLHTHIRQADVLVSAIGKAGIIQSPWIKPGAIVIDIGITRTPSGKLHGDIEFSSAKEIAGYITPVPGGVGPMTVAMLLENTLFAAECQDIE